The Actinomadura sp. WMMB 499 genome includes a window with the following:
- a CDS encoding LLM class flavin-dependent oxidoreductase, whose translation MSAAPGNGASGPELSCGLPPGPDFADLAVLAEELGYARVWIYDSAPLWEDPFVHLALAAGRTARIGFGTAVLIPQQRSVMAMASAIATIARISDGRFRACFGTGFTARLAVGQRPMRMDALGDYVTALRGLLAGRTAIVDGGPARMLHADGLTVPRPVDVPLWLSVFGPKGAALARELADGIIGPPRPGLPTATIVSGTVLDPGEDPASDRVREAVGPWRVVDWHNAYATGGAEAVDAMPGGRAWREELEALAPEHERHLVTFEGHVTHLPDRDRRLLDHIDVKTMIGDASRIGRRLAKLAELGFGEVIYTPTGPDVARELRAFASAGRPA comes from the coding sequence GTGAGCGCGGCACCGGGCAACGGCGCGTCCGGTCCGGAACTGTCCTGCGGTCTTCCGCCAGGGCCGGACTTCGCGGACCTCGCCGTCCTGGCCGAAGAACTCGGCTACGCACGAGTCTGGATCTACGACTCGGCGCCGCTGTGGGAGGACCCCTTCGTCCACCTCGCCCTCGCCGCCGGGCGGACGGCCCGCATCGGGTTCGGCACCGCCGTCCTCATCCCCCAGCAGCGATCGGTGATGGCCATGGCGTCCGCCATCGCCACCATCGCACGCATTTCCGATGGACGGTTCCGCGCGTGCTTCGGTACCGGGTTCACCGCCCGCCTTGCGGTCGGGCAGCGCCCCATGCGGATGGACGCGCTGGGCGACTACGTCACCGCGCTCCGCGGCCTGCTCGCCGGGCGGACCGCGATCGTGGACGGCGGGCCGGCGCGAATGCTGCACGCCGACGGCCTGACCGTCCCCCGTCCGGTCGACGTGCCGCTGTGGCTCAGCGTCTTCGGCCCCAAGGGCGCCGCCCTCGCCCGTGAGCTCGCCGACGGGATCATCGGCCCTCCACGGCCCGGCCTGCCGACCGCGACGATCGTCTCGGGCACGGTGCTCGATCCCGGCGAGGACCCGGCGTCCGATCGCGTCCGGGAGGCGGTCGGGCCGTGGCGGGTCGTCGACTGGCACAACGCCTACGCCACCGGCGGCGCCGAGGCCGTCGACGCCATGCCCGGCGGACGCGCCTGGCGGGAGGAACTCGAGGCACTCGCCCCGGAGCACGAACGCCACCTGGTGACCTTCGAGGGCCACGTCACCCACCTGCCCGACCGCGACCGCCGCCTCCTGGACCACATCGACGTCAAGACCATGATCGGTGACGCCTCCCGCATCGGCCGGAGACTGGCGAAGCTCGCCGAACTCGGCTTCGGCGAGGTCATCTACACGCCCACCGGCCCGGACGTGGCGCGCGAACTCCGGGCCTTCGCCTCCGCGGGCCGCCCGGCGTAA
- a CDS encoding DUF1330 domain-containing protein → MPKGYVILTEAIKDQEAMDAYSRASARALIDGRAKVLSVDTRPEVLEGGWHGDRTVVLEFESVEAARAWYESDAYGEARPLRLAAADSNVVILSGFEFPS, encoded by the coding sequence ATGCCCAAGGGTTACGTCATACTGACCGAGGCCATCAAGGACCAGGAGGCCATGGACGCCTACAGCCGCGCGTCCGCCCGGGCACTGATCGACGGCCGGGCCAAGGTGCTCTCGGTGGACACGCGGCCCGAGGTCCTGGAAGGCGGATGGCACGGCGACCGGACGGTCGTCCTGGAGTTCGAGTCGGTCGAGGCGGCCCGCGCCTGGTACGAGTCGGACGCCTACGGGGAGGCCAGGCCGCTGCGGCTGGCGGCGGCCGACTCCAACGTCGTGATCCTCTCCGGCTTCGAGTTCCCGTCGTGA
- a CDS encoding LysR family transcriptional regulator — translation MDLKQLRALVTVAEVGSVTRAAEILHLVQPAVTRQIRTLEQEVGVPLFERTRHGMRPTEAGAHMVYRARRALHELERARAEIQPTPVAVSGPVTVGLLESVSDMLAEPLVSAVATEHPGIELRLVTAYSGHLRQWLDDEDLDLTLLYNLDNSQTLHTHSLVREGLWAVAPPTEKLLGDNPIPFAEVAKRRLVLPAAGHALRTLIDRAAGQAGIELEVAVQTNSMRVQKELVRAGHGWTILPGVGAADDAASGLLSAAPLCEPEIRRSVVLATPRGVRLPLAAQVVARSLIDQVHLAVTDGRWRSVQPSRYLG, via the coding sequence GTGGACCTCAAACAGCTCAGAGCTCTGGTCACGGTGGCCGAGGTGGGCAGTGTCACCCGGGCCGCGGAGATCCTCCATCTGGTGCAGCCCGCCGTCACCCGGCAGATCCGAACTCTGGAGCAGGAAGTCGGGGTGCCCCTGTTCGAGCGGACGCGGCACGGCATGCGGCCCACGGAGGCCGGAGCGCACATGGTGTACCGCGCCCGCCGTGCGCTGCACGAGCTGGAGCGGGCCCGCGCCGAGATCCAGCCGACCCCCGTGGCGGTGTCGGGCCCCGTGACCGTCGGGTTGCTGGAGAGCGTGAGCGACATGCTGGCCGAGCCGCTGGTGTCGGCCGTCGCCACCGAACACCCCGGGATCGAGCTGCGCCTGGTCACGGCCTACTCCGGGCACCTGCGGCAGTGGCTCGACGACGAGGACCTCGACCTGACGCTGCTGTACAACCTGGACAACTCACAGACGCTGCACACCCACTCGCTCGTCCGCGAGGGGCTGTGGGCCGTCGCGCCCCCGACGGAGAAGTTGCTCGGCGACAACCCCATACCGTTCGCCGAGGTCGCCAAGCGCCGGCTCGTCCTCCCCGCCGCGGGTCACGCGCTGCGCACGCTGATCGACCGGGCCGCAGGGCAGGCGGGAATCGAACTGGAGGTCGCCGTTCAGACGAACTCCATGCGGGTCCAGAAAGAACTCGTCCGGGCGGGGCACGGCTGGACGATCCTGCCCGGCGTCGGCGCCGCCGACGATGCCGCGTCGGGGCTCCTCTCCGCGGCGCCGCTGTGCGAACCCGAGATCCGCCGCTCGGTCGTCCTGGCGACGCCGCGCGGGGTGCGCCTGCCCCTCGCCGCGCAGGTCGTCGCCCGGTCGCTGATCGATCAGGTCCACCTGGCGGTGACCGACGGCAGGTGGCGCTCGGTCCAGCCGAGCCGGTACCTCGGCTGA
- a CDS encoding LLM class F420-dependent oxidoreductase, giving the protein MELSGVGVWSPHLRYGDQTEAAEAAAELEQLGFGTLWIPDAGGPVFDAVDHLLAATHRVTVATGVLNLWMHDPADVAASCAALTSAHGDRVLMGIGVSHAPRVEAAGAGPYRSPLAAMRNFLDELDRAAPPVPAGTRILAALGPKMTQLASERTRGVHTYLATPAHSRISRQTLGDGPLVLPEQTVILCSDVDEARAIGTDWLRRYLALPNYAANLLRLGFEPEDLEQVSDRLFDALIAWGNEEAIKKRVDEHRAAGADHVCLQVLTAEPSTFPREQWRRLAPALR; this is encoded by the coding sequence ATGGAACTATCCGGTGTAGGCGTCTGGAGTCCCCACCTCCGATACGGAGACCAGACGGAGGCCGCGGAAGCCGCCGCTGAACTCGAGCAACTGGGGTTCGGCACACTGTGGATCCCGGACGCCGGAGGACCGGTCTTCGACGCCGTCGACCACCTCCTGGCCGCGACGCACCGGGTGACCGTCGCGACCGGCGTCCTCAACCTGTGGATGCACGACCCCGCAGACGTCGCCGCGTCCTGCGCGGCGCTGACCTCCGCCCACGGTGACCGGGTGCTGATGGGCATCGGGGTGAGCCACGCACCACGAGTCGAGGCGGCCGGGGCCGGACCGTACCGTAGCCCCCTGGCCGCGATGAGGAACTTCCTGGATGAATTGGACCGCGCGGCACCACCGGTGCCCGCCGGAACGCGGATACTGGCCGCCCTTGGCCCGAAGATGACTCAGCTCGCATCCGAGCGGACGCGCGGCGTCCACACCTACCTTGCCACCCCCGCCCACTCCAGGATCTCCCGACAAACCCTGGGCGACGGCCCCCTCGTCCTCCCCGAACAGACCGTGATCTTGTGCTCGGACGTGGACGAGGCACGTGCGATCGGGACCGACTGGCTGCGGCGCTACCTCGCACTCCCGAACTATGCGGCCAACCTGCTGCGTCTCGGCTTCGAACCCGAGGACCTGGAGCAGGTGAGCGACCGTCTGTTCGACGCGCTCATCGCCTGGGGGAACGAGGAAGCGATCAAGAAGCGGGTGGACGAACACCGCGCGGCCGGCGCCGACCACGTCTGCCTCCAAGTGCTCACCGCAGAACCGAGCACCTTCCCGCGCGAGCAGTGGCGCCGCCTCGCACCCGCACTCCGCTAG
- a CDS encoding TraR/DksA family transcriptional regulator: protein MASAQERLIADRDGILALVASLDADWHSVVNASVQANVDDEHDPEGATIAFERARIESSLARARAHLADIEDALRRLDDGTYGVCERCGGAIADGRLQARPSTRTCITCAGT from the coding sequence GTGGCCTCGGCCCAGGAACGCTTGATCGCCGACCGTGACGGCATCCTGGCTCTAGTGGCGTCGCTGGACGCCGACTGGCACAGCGTCGTCAACGCGTCCGTCCAAGCCAATGTGGACGATGAACATGACCCGGAGGGTGCCACCATTGCCTTCGAACGCGCCCGGATCGAGTCGTCCCTGGCCCGGGCCCGCGCGCACCTGGCCGACATCGAAGACGCGCTGCGCAGACTGGACGACGGCACCTATGGCGTCTGCGAACGATGCGGCGGCGCCATCGCGGACGGCCGCCTGCAAGCACGCCCGTCCACACGCACCTGCATCACCTGCGCCGGCACCTGA
- a CDS encoding FAD-binding protein, translating into MNAQSSPGLAVPQVVPAADLAADVERFDVVVVGFGIAGGCAALEAARSGARVLLLERAAVHGGTSSMSGGHFYLGGGTAVQRATGHEDTVEAMVRYLMASTKSPDEEKIRAYCEGSVAHFDWLEALGFEFERSYFPGKAVIQPGTEGLMFTGNEKVAPFRDEIPPAPRGHKVPVPGDTDGTKIVMDLLRDRIEEAGVEVRYETGATNLVAAEDGTVAGVAWRNYDRTGVVASTAVVVAAGGFVMNPDMVEAYTPALGGKLFTLGCTYDDGLGIRLGQSVGAALEHMDEPFLTAPFYPPSSLVKGLIVNNRGERFVAEDSYHARTSYFVLRQPDAAAYLIADSDHMEEQRMPLVPLKDGYETIEEMESGLGVPRGSLARTMARYNEHAARGEDPDFHKHPDWLAPQTEGPWGVYDLSLGTALYAGFTLGGMATTPDGEVRRADGSVIGGLYAAGACASNIAQDGAGYCSGTQLGEGSFFGRRAGAAAARRTRAASR; encoded by the coding sequence ATGAACGCACAATCCTCCCCGGGACTGGCCGTCCCCCAGGTGGTACCGGCCGCGGATCTCGCCGCCGACGTCGAGCGTTTCGACGTGGTGGTGGTGGGCTTCGGGATCGCCGGCGGCTGCGCGGCGCTGGAGGCCGCGCGCTCGGGAGCCCGGGTCCTGCTGCTGGAACGCGCCGCCGTGCACGGGGGCACGTCGAGCATGTCCGGCGGCCACTTCTACCTCGGCGGCGGCACGGCGGTGCAGCGGGCCACCGGTCACGAGGACACGGTCGAGGCGATGGTGCGCTACCTGATGGCGAGCACCAAGAGCCCTGACGAGGAGAAGATCCGGGCCTACTGCGAGGGGTCGGTCGCCCACTTCGACTGGCTCGAGGCACTGGGATTCGAGTTCGAGCGGTCCTACTTCCCCGGGAAGGCGGTGATCCAGCCCGGCACCGAGGGGCTGATGTTCACCGGGAACGAGAAGGTGGCGCCGTTCCGCGACGAGATCCCTCCGGCGCCGAGGGGCCACAAGGTCCCGGTTCCGGGCGACACCGACGGCACCAAGATCGTGATGGACCTGCTGCGGGACCGGATCGAGGAGGCGGGAGTCGAGGTCCGGTACGAGACCGGCGCGACCAATCTCGTGGCCGCCGAGGACGGTACGGTCGCCGGCGTCGCCTGGCGGAACTACGACCGGACCGGCGTCGTCGCCTCCACCGCGGTCGTGGTCGCGGCGGGCGGTTTCGTGATGAACCCCGACATGGTCGAGGCCTACACGCCGGCGCTCGGCGGGAAGCTGTTCACCCTGGGCTGCACCTACGACGACGGTCTCGGCATCCGGCTGGGCCAGTCGGTCGGCGCCGCGCTCGAGCACATGGACGAGCCCTTCCTCACCGCGCCGTTCTACCCGCCGTCATCGCTGGTGAAGGGGCTGATCGTCAACAACCGCGGCGAGCGGTTCGTGGCCGAGGACAGCTACCACGCGCGCACGTCGTACTTCGTGCTGAGGCAGCCGGACGCGGCGGCGTACCTGATCGCCGACAGCGACCACATGGAGGAGCAGCGGATGCCGCTGGTGCCGCTGAAGGACGGCTACGAGACGATCGAGGAGATGGAGAGCGGGCTGGGCGTGCCCCGCGGCTCGCTGGCCCGCACGATGGCGCGCTACAACGAGCACGCCGCACGCGGCGAGGACCCCGACTTCCACAAGCATCCCGACTGGCTGGCACCGCAGACCGAGGGCCCCTGGGGCGTCTACGACCTCAGCCTCGGCACCGCCCTCTACGCCGGCTTCACCCTCGGCGGCATGGCCACCACCCCCGACGGCGAGGTCCGGCGGGCGGACGGTTCGGTCATCGGCGGGCTCTACGCGGCCGGAGCCTGCGCGTCCAACATCGCCCAGGACGGCGCCGGCTACTGCTCGGGCACCCAGCTCGGCGAGGGCTCGTTCTTCGGCCGCCGCGCCGGCGCCGCCGCCGCCCGCCGAACCCGCGCCGCGTCCCGCTGA
- a CDS encoding SDR family oxidoreductase yields the protein MGRVDGKVALISGGAGGIGAASARALAAEGAKVVIGDVQDDVGAKVADELGDAGRYVHLDVRSAEDWASAVETTVAEFGELNVLFNNAGIANGAAINRFKPEKWQEIIDINLTGPFLGIRAATDALIAAGGGSIINNSSIEGLRGTSWAHGYVASKWGLRGLTKSVAIELAPHGIRVNSLHPGLIRTPITEGIPDDMIPIPLGRPGRPEDVAGFVVFLAADESSYATGTEFVIDGGTVNQIPHKG from the coding sequence ATGGGACGTGTGGACGGAAAGGTCGCCCTGATCAGCGGTGGCGCGGGCGGCATCGGGGCCGCCAGTGCCCGGGCGCTGGCCGCCGAGGGCGCCAAGGTCGTGATCGGCGACGTCCAGGACGACGTCGGCGCGAAGGTCGCGGACGAACTGGGCGACGCGGGCCGCTACGTCCACCTCGACGTGCGGAGCGCCGAGGACTGGGCGTCCGCCGTGGAGACCACCGTCGCCGAGTTCGGCGAGCTGAACGTGCTCTTCAACAACGCGGGGATCGCCAACGGCGCCGCCATCAACCGGTTCAAGCCGGAGAAGTGGCAGGAGATCATCGACATCAACCTCACCGGCCCGTTCCTCGGCATCCGCGCCGCCACGGACGCGCTGATCGCGGCCGGGGGCGGGTCGATCATCAACAACTCCTCCATCGAGGGGCTCCGCGGCACCTCCTGGGCGCACGGCTACGTCGCCTCGAAATGGGGCCTGCGCGGCCTGACCAAGTCGGTGGCCATCGAGCTGGCCCCCCACGGTATCCGCGTCAACTCCCTGCACCCGGGCCTGATCCGGACGCCGATCACCGAGGGCATCCCCGACGACATGATCCCGATCCCGCTCGGACGCCCCGGCCGGCCCGAGGACGTCGCCGGGTTCGTGGTGTTCCTCGCCGCCGACGAGTCGTCCTACGCCACCGGCACCGAGTTCGTCATCGACGGGGGCACCGTCAACCAGATCCCGCACAAGGGCTGA
- a CDS encoding diacylglycerol kinase, translating into MAIRVLHVATGNVGRIALSQLIEDPRFELAGLVVSGPEKVGRDAGELAGLDVVTGVAATDDLDAALAGRPDCTVYCALGETRLSGALADIRKILASGSDVVASSPVPLIYPWGVLPSRMIAPVEDACRAGGTSIFVTGVDPGWVNDLLPFAIAGTCQRVEQVRCSEIADYATYDGGPVIFDFMGFGRPPGDVPKMFEPGMLAASWGVSLRMLARGFGFELDEITEWFELEPAPEAFDVAAGRIPAGGVAAMRFEVRGLVGGKEVLVIDHTTRLRGDLRPDWPQPAQDGGSYRVEIVGEPSYRVDVCPTSDRGDHNYAAIAAGAGRIVNSIPDVVAAPPGLRTPLDLPFNTAHGVFATTLPR; encoded by the coding sequence ATGGCCATCCGCGTCCTTCACGTGGCGACCGGCAACGTCGGCCGCATCGCCCTGTCCCAGCTGATCGAGGATCCCCGTTTCGAGCTGGCCGGGCTGGTCGTGTCCGGCCCCGAGAAGGTCGGGCGGGACGCGGGCGAACTCGCCGGCCTCGACGTGGTCACGGGAGTGGCCGCCACCGACGACCTGGACGCGGCGCTAGCGGGCCGTCCGGACTGCACGGTCTACTGCGCGCTCGGCGAGACCCGGCTGTCCGGCGCCCTGGCGGACATCCGGAAGATCCTCGCCTCGGGAAGCGACGTCGTCGCCTCCTCGCCGGTGCCGCTGATCTACCCGTGGGGCGTCCTGCCGTCCCGGATGATCGCCCCCGTCGAGGACGCCTGCCGGGCGGGCGGCACGAGCATCTTCGTCACCGGCGTGGACCCCGGGTGGGTCAACGACCTGCTGCCCTTCGCGATCGCGGGCACGTGCCAGCGGGTGGAGCAGGTGCGCTGCTCGGAGATCGCCGACTACGCGACCTATGACGGCGGCCCGGTCATCTTCGACTTCATGGGCTTCGGCCGTCCTCCCGGCGACGTGCCGAAGATGTTCGAGCCGGGGATGCTGGCGGCGTCCTGGGGCGTCAGCCTCCGGATGCTGGCCCGGGGGTTCGGGTTCGAGCTGGACGAGATCACCGAGTGGTTCGAGCTGGAGCCGGCGCCCGAGGCGTTCGACGTGGCCGCCGGGCGGATCCCCGCGGGCGGCGTGGCGGCGATGCGGTTCGAGGTCCGCGGCCTCGTCGGCGGCAAGGAGGTGCTGGTCATCGACCACACGACCCGGCTGCGCGGCGACCTGCGCCCCGACTGGCCGCAGCCGGCGCAGGACGGCGGCTCCTACCGCGTCGAGATCGTCGGCGAACCGTCCTACCGCGTCGACGTCTGCCCGACCAGCGACCGCGGCGACCACAACTACGCCGCGATCGCCGCGGGCGCCGGGCGCATCGTCAACTCGATCCCCGACGTCGTCGCGGCGCCGCCGGGACTGCGGACACCGCTCGACCTGCCCTTCAACACCGCTCATGGCGTCTTCGCCACGACGCTGCCCCGCTGA
- a CDS encoding carboxymuconolactone decarboxylase family protein has translation MSDETNGKFDGLPEVRARGLRKMEQIYGFEMADGTGDFFHYTVDHLFGEIWQRPGLTDRDRRLLLIGLLTGQGAADVLGIQVPAAYANGEFDDEALREIVVFMCHYAGWAQGARLDSVVEQTIGKAARAAAKRAAAEQRE, from the coding sequence GTGAGCGACGAGACGAACGGGAAGTTCGACGGTCTCCCCGAGGTGCGGGCCAGGGGCCTGCGCAAGATGGAGCAGATCTACGGCTTCGAGATGGCCGACGGGACCGGCGACTTCTTCCACTACACCGTCGACCATCTGTTCGGCGAGATCTGGCAGCGGCCGGGCCTCACCGACCGGGACCGGCGCCTGCTGCTCATCGGCCTGCTCACCGGGCAGGGGGCGGCGGACGTGCTCGGCATCCAGGTGCCCGCCGCCTACGCCAACGGCGAGTTCGACGACGAGGCGCTGCGCGAGATCGTGGTGTTCATGTGCCACTACGCGGGCTGGGCGCAGGGCGCGCGGCTGGACTCGGTCGTCGAGCAGACGATCGGCAAGGCGGCACGAGCGGCCGCCAAGCGGGCGGCCGCCGAGCAGCGGGAGTGA
- a CDS encoding NAD(P)-dependent oxidoreductase produces the protein MSEIVRVGFVGLGDIGKPMATRLAGRQAEAGLRVGVFDIAAAPVEELVKAGAEAAAGVGALAARSDVLCVMVNNDAQVRSVLDEVLAADGVGAGLTVAVHSTVAPETPAELRALAARHGVRLVDAPVSGGAMGAGGGRLAVMVGGSAEDFAAVRPVLDVLATKVVHAGPIGAGTRFKLARNLMHYTAFTAATEAQRLAKAAGLDVDALGEVVRHTDAVTGGPGAIMYRDTTAELEPGSFWFTTLGQVKVLAEKDLDFAIALADELDVDVPLARIARERFAPGLGFPEERP, from the coding sequence ATGAGTGAGATCGTCCGCGTCGGGTTCGTGGGGCTCGGCGACATCGGCAAACCCATGGCGACCAGGCTGGCCGGGCGGCAGGCCGAAGCGGGACTGCGCGTCGGCGTGTTCGACATCGCCGCGGCACCGGTCGAGGAGCTGGTCAAGGCCGGTGCGGAGGCGGCGGCCGGCGTGGGCGCCCTCGCCGCCCGCAGCGACGTGCTGTGCGTGATGGTCAACAACGACGCGCAGGTGCGCTCGGTGCTCGACGAGGTCTTGGCCGCCGACGGCGTCGGCGCCGGGCTCACCGTGGCCGTCCACTCGACGGTGGCGCCCGAGACGCCCGCCGAACTGCGGGCGCTCGCCGCGCGGCACGGCGTCCGGCTCGTCGACGCGCCCGTCTCGGGGGGCGCGATGGGCGCGGGCGGCGGCCGGCTGGCCGTCATGGTCGGCGGGTCCGCGGAGGACTTCGCCGCGGTCCGCCCGGTCCTGGACGTCCTGGCGACGAAGGTCGTCCACGCCGGGCCCATCGGCGCGGGCACCCGGTTCAAGCTCGCCCGCAACCTGATGCACTACACCGCGTTCACCGCGGCGACCGAGGCGCAGCGGCTGGCCAAGGCCGCCGGTCTCGACGTCGACGCCCTGGGCGAGGTCGTCCGGCACACCGACGCGGTCACCGGCGGCCCTGGAGCGATCATGTACCGCGACACGACCGCCGAGCTGGAGCCGGGATCGTTCTGGTTCACCACGCTCGGCCAGGTGAAGGTGCTCGCGGAAAAGGATCTCGACTTCGCCATCGCGCTGGCCGACGAGCTGGACGTCGACGTCCCGCTGGCCAGGATCGCGCGGGAGAGGTTCGCGCCCGGACTGGGATTCCCCGAGGAGCGGCCGTGA
- a CDS encoding SDR family oxidoreductase codes for MSRFQDKVVIVTGAAQGIGEVYARGLAAGGASVVVADINEEAGARVAKEIGTDGGRAIFARCDVSSPESAQAVADAAVAEYGGIDALVNNAAIYGDMKFDLLIKVDWDYYRKFLDVNLNGALVMTRAVYRELRRRGGGSIVNQSSTAAYLYSGFYGLAKVGVNGLTQQLAHELGGMNIRVNAIAPGPTDTEATRAQAGDAAKELVGAMALKRLGRPEDMLGAVRFLLSDDASWVTGQIIAVDGGQTFRL; via the coding sequence ATGAGCAGATTCCAGGACAAGGTCGTCATCGTCACGGGCGCGGCCCAGGGCATCGGCGAGGTCTACGCCAGGGGGTTGGCCGCCGGGGGAGCGTCGGTGGTGGTGGCCGACATCAACGAGGAGGCCGGCGCCCGGGTCGCCAAGGAGATCGGGACGGACGGGGGGCGGGCGATCTTCGCCCGCTGCGACGTGTCGTCGCCGGAGTCGGCGCAGGCCGTCGCGGACGCGGCCGTCGCCGAGTACGGCGGCATCGACGCCCTGGTCAACAACGCCGCCATCTACGGCGACATGAAGTTCGACCTGCTCATCAAGGTCGACTGGGACTACTACCGCAAGTTCCTCGACGTGAACCTGAACGGCGCGCTCGTCATGACCCGCGCGGTGTACCGCGAGCTACGCAGGCGCGGCGGCGGCTCGATCGTGAACCAGTCCAGCACCGCGGCCTACCTCTACTCCGGCTTCTACGGGCTGGCGAAGGTCGGCGTGAACGGGCTGACCCAGCAGCTCGCGCACGAGCTCGGCGGGATGAACATCAGGGTGAACGCGATCGCGCCCGGCCCCACCGACACCGAGGCCACCCGGGCCCAGGCGGGCGACGCGGCCAAGGAACTCGTCGGCGCCATGGCCCTCAAGCGGCTCGGCCGCCCCGAGGACATGCTCGGCGCGGTGAGGTTCCTGCTCTCCGACGACGCCTCGTGGGTGACCGGCCAGATCATCGCCGTCGACGGCGGCCAGACCTTCCGGCTGTAG